Part of the Kushneria marisflavi genome, GTAATGCAGCTATCAAACGCTGTGCTCAGCGCAGCCTAGTAATCAGCGCGTCCATCACACCGTAGCCCCATTCACGCAACCGTTGGCGTCGCGACCGCGATGACCAGCGGTCTGCGCTGATCTCGTTGCACTGGGTAAAGCAGTGTTCAAACAACTCACCCAGCTCGGCCGCAAACTCCGGATCATCAATTTCCTGATTGGCTTCCAGATTCCATTGCAGACTCCAGTGGTCGAAGTTGCATGAGCCAATGGTGGCCCAGCCATCACACAGGCTGAACTTGGCATGAATAAAGCGCGGCTGAAACTCGAAAATGCGCACGCCAGAGCGTAAGAGCCGGGTGAAAAATCGCTGCCCCGCGTATCGTACGCTGGGATGGTCATGATCGCGCGCCGCCAGCAGTAATCTGACATCCACACCTCGACGCGCTGCCCGACGCAGCTGTCTTCTTAACGTGCGCGTGGGTACGAAATAGGGCGTGCAGATCCAGATACGCTCATGGGCCGAACCTACCTGATGCTGTAACGAGCGGCGTATGGCCTGATAGTGATACCCCTGTCCCCAGACCACGCGTCCGACCATATGACCTTCACAGCGCATCGGGTGCGGCGCAATGGCGGGCTTACGATCCCTGTGCCGGGCACCGGTCACAAAGTCCTGCGTCTTGCGTGAGCGCCACACGCGATTAAACAGCTCGATCCAGTCATCGACACACGGGCCGGTAATGCGAATGGCCACCTCAAACCACGACCGAAGAAACTGATCATTCACACCGAACCCGCCCGTAAAGGCAGTATGTCCGTCGATGACAATCAGCTTTCGATGATCTCTGGAGATGAAACGCCCCAGATGTATCAGTGAAAGGACATTGAATTCACGCAGGGAGATGTTGGCATCCACCAGACGTTGCTTGCTTTCATCAGCGAGTGACCAGGACCCGCAGGCGTCGATCAGCAAACGAACGTCAACACCCCGTGATGCCGCCTGAATCAATGCTTCAAAGAATTGCTCTCCCATCTCGCCATCTTCAACGATATAGAGCTCGATCAGAACCGAGGCTCTGGCGTGGTCGATGGCTTCGAGCAGCGCTGGCACAAAGCGGTCTGCCGTCGGCAACAGGGAAAAATGATTGCCGTCATGCCACTGCTCTCTCATGGTATCTCTCCCTGCTCTGGCCTCTGGGCCATGTCGATTCCACCAGCGCTATACTATAGTGCCCTGTCATCGGATCGGTGCAGATCCCCCTGTCAGGTCACCCGACCTCCCACACTCCCGATTCAGCGAGCAAACCGGCCATGTCTGAAACGTCTATACAGGGATTCTGGCAGCGCCTGGGATGCCGAGCGCTCGGTGCCTGGCTGCGTTTTCGCAGCATCGACCCCGAAAACCCCGGAGCGCTTGTCACCGGACATGACCGACCCATTATCTACATACTACCGGTGTCGGCCCTGTCCGATCGCCTGGCATTGTCGATTTTCTGTCAACGCCTTGATCTACCCTCCCCCGACGGCGACATCTGTTTGGCTCATGGGCGGCGATTCCCGGCGCGCATGGCGTTGTTTGATGCCACGCACTACCGCCGTCATCGCGGTCATGTCGATCGCTCCACATCGCTGGATCACTTGATTACCGCACTGGAGGAATACCCCGACAGTGACGTCGACCTGGTGCCGGTCACGCTGTTCTGGGGGCGCGCCCCGCAGCGTGAACGTGTGGGCCTGCGCCATCTGCTGACCGCCGATGGCTGGTCACTGGTAGGCCGCCTGCAGCGACTGGCAGGCGTGATCATGAACGGCCGCTCGCTCGAAATTCGTCTGGGAGAACCGGTATCGCTGCGCACGCTGATGGCACACGGTGACGTTGATGAGCAGTTCAACCGTATCCGCATTACCCGCTTTCTGCGGCGCTACTTCCGACGCGTTCGACTGCAGGCCATCGGGCCCGATCTGTCACATCGCCGCACGCTGATCCGCCGCGTATTGCGCCAACCCGCCGTTCGGGCCGCCGCGCACGATAATGCGCTGGAGCTTGGCGAACGTGACGAACGCGCCCTGCAGCGGGCCGAGCGCTATGGCTTTGAGATCGCCGCCAACATGTCCGCTCCGGTACTGCGCTTTCTTTATCAGGTGCTGGGGCGGCTGTGGAATCGCCTCTACGATGGCGTCGATGTGCACGGCATCGAAGACGTCGAGGCACTGGCAGGCACCCATGAACTGGTCTATGTCCCCTGTCACCGTAGTCACATCGACTATCTGCTGCTCTCCTATGTGCTCTACCAGGAGGGGCTGATGCCACCGCATATTGCCGCCGGGCGCAATCTCGACATGCCTCTGATCGGCCCGTTGCTGCGACGCGCCGGTGCCTTTTTCATGCGACGCAGTTTCAAGGGCAATCGGCTCTATGCCGCGGTGTTCAACGAATACCTGCACCAGCTGCTGTCACAGGGCCATCCGGTTGAATACTTTATCGAGGGTGGGCGCTCGCGTACCGGCCGCATGCTCTCCCCCAAACCCGGCATGCTGTCGATGACACTACGCTCCCATGCCCGGGCACCAAGCCGCGAGATGGCCTTTGTGCCGATCTATATCGGCTATGAAAAGGTGCTTGAATCCAACGCCTACATCCGCGAGTTGCGCACGGGCAAAAAGCGCAAGGAGACCCCACTGGGGCTGCTGCGCGTGCTGCGACATCTGCGACAGCCCTTCGGGCGCGTTCAGGTCAGCGTCGGTGAGCCACTGGTGCTGGGCAGCTATCTGGATCAGCGCTTTCCTGACTGGCGTTCGCAGGAAGCCGGGAGCGAAGCCGACTGGCTGCGCGAAGCGGTGCCGGATCTGAGTCTCGAAATCGCCACCCGCATCAATCACGCCGCCGCCCTGACGCCCATTTCCATGGTCGCCCTGACGATTCTGGCCACGCCTCATCGCACCATCGAAATTGATCTGCTGATGCGTCAGCTCAAGACACTTTACGCATTACAGGCGCAGCTGCCGGGCGGCAAGCGCGTTCGACTACCCGAACAGGGACCACCGGAATGGCTGGCGCGCAGTGAATATCTGGGAATGGTCAGCCGTATCGAGCATTCGCTGGGCGATCTGATCACGGTCAGCGACGAGCGCGCGCCACTGCTGACGTGGTATCGCAACAACGTCCTGCATCTCTTTGCCCTTCACGCGCTGGTTGCCTTTGCCTTTCGCAACAACGCGCGTCTTGATTTCACAACGCTTGAGCGCCTGCTATCGCCCATCTGGCCGGCGCTTCAGCAGGAGTTCTTCATCGAGGCGGATGACAAGGATTTCGCCGAACATCTGCATGGCGTGCTGGACGTGTTCGTAGCGCTGGGGCTTTTAAAAGGCAATGGAGACACCTGGCAGCGCCCCGAGACAGGCGATGAAGCACGTGAGCGGCTTTATCTGCTCGGACGAGCCATTCAGCCCACGCTCGAGCGGGGCTTCATTCTATTTTCAACGTTGATGCACTACCCCAACGGCACCATCAGTCGGGAAATGCTGGAGG contains:
- the plsB gene encoding glycerol-3-phosphate 1-O-acyltransferase PlsB encodes the protein MSETSIQGFWQRLGCRALGAWLRFRSIDPENPGALVTGHDRPIIYILPVSALSDRLALSIFCQRLDLPSPDGDICLAHGRRFPARMALFDATHYRRHRGHVDRSTSLDHLITALEEYPDSDVDLVPVTLFWGRAPQRERVGLRHLLTADGWSLVGRLQRLAGVIMNGRSLEIRLGEPVSLRTLMAHGDVDEQFNRIRITRFLRRYFRRVRLQAIGPDLSHRRTLIRRVLRQPAVRAAAHDNALELGERDERALQRAERYGFEIAANMSAPVLRFLYQVLGRLWNRLYDGVDVHGIEDVEALAGTHELVYVPCHRSHIDYLLLSYVLYQEGLMPPHIAAGRNLDMPLIGPLLRRAGAFFMRRSFKGNRLYAAVFNEYLHQLLSQGHPVEYFIEGGRSRTGRMLSPKPGMLSMTLRSHARAPSREMAFVPIYIGYEKVLESNAYIRELRTGKKRKETPLGLLRVLRHLRQPFGRVQVSVGEPLVLGSYLDQRFPDWRSQEAGSEADWLREAVPDLSLEIATRINHAAALTPISMVALTILATPHRTIEIDLLMRQLKTLYALQAQLPGGKRVRLPEQGPPEWLARSEYLGMVSRIEHSLGDLITVSDERAPLLTWYRNNVLHLFALHALVAFAFRNNARLDFTTLERLLSPIWPALQQEFFIEADDKDFAEHLHGVLDVFVALGLLKGNGDTWQRPETGDEARERLYLLGRAIQPTLERGFILFSTLMHYPNGTISREMLEAQSQLLAERLTRLQGLNAPEFFDRRLFAGLLDSLERDGWLWQSQEKLNFDARLPEALMKSRTLFDPALRHRLTELTAGRPHTEASA
- a CDS encoding phospholipase D-like domain-containing protein, coding for MREQWHDGNHFSLLPTADRFVPALLEAIDHARASVLIELYIVEDGEMGEQFFEALIQAASRGVDVRLLIDACGSWSLADESKQRLVDANISLREFNVLSLIHLGRFISRDHRKLIVIDGHTAFTGGFGVNDQFLRSWFEVAIRITGPCVDDWIELFNRVWRSRKTQDFVTGARHRDRKPAIAPHPMRCEGHMVGRVVWGQGYHYQAIRRSLQHQVGSAHERIWICTPYFVPTRTLRRQLRRAARRGVDVRLLLAARDHDHPSVRYAGQRFFTRLLRSGVRIFEFQPRFIHAKFSLCDGWATIGSCNFDHWSLQWNLEANQEIDDPEFAAELGELFEHCFTQCNEISADRWSSRSRRQRLREWGYGVMDALITRLR